Proteins from one Cryptomeria japonica chromosome 4, Sugi_1.0, whole genome shotgun sequence genomic window:
- the LOC131027463 gene encoding uncharacterized protein LOC131027463, whose amino-acid sequence MSREMEKNRETCRPPEQDLVLQWGNRKRMRCVKVQVNSGMEVKVKRTAFRVDRRLIRAEKEKEAPQTASCIKHVLNRASNSQPEEGVKSMAAECIRVLNNSGHSSPEKSGRIHTRGYNNTANANNNNNFNGCSFTEEMNKISTEADTMQEKVSSLEVFVWPKVVIALSSKEKEEDFMAIKGSKLPQRPRKRAKFIQRNLLVVSPGSWLCDLSQERYEVREKKNTKKRPRGLKAMGSMESDSD is encoded by the exons ATGTCAagagaaatggagaagaatagggaaACATGTAGGCCGCCGGAGCAGGATTTGGTATTACAGTGGGGGAATCGCAAGCGTATGAGGTGCGTCAAAGTGCAAGTGAATTCAGGAATGGAGGTCAAGGTTAAAAGAACCGCCTTTCGCGTCGACAGGCGCCTCATCAGAGCTGAGAAGGAAAAAGAAGCTCCTCAAACAGCCAGTTGCATAAAGCATGTGTTGAACAGGGCGTCAAATTCCCAACCGGAGGAGGGCGTCAAATCCATGGCGGCGGAATGTATCAGAGTCCTGAACAATAGTGGTCATTCTTCGCCTGAAAAGAGCGGAAGAATTCATACCAGAGGGTATAATAATACTGCTAATGCTAATAACAACAATAACTTTAATGGGTGCTCGTTTACAGAGGAGATGAACAAGATTTCGACTGAGGCTGATACAATGCAAGAGAAGGTCTCTAGTTTAGAGGTATTTGTATGGCCCAAAGTTGTGATAGCCCTTTCCAGTAAGGAGAAAGAGGAGGATTTCATGGCTATCAAGGGTTCTAAGTTACCTCAGAGGCCTAGAAAGCGGGCCAAATTTATACAGAGAAACTTGCTT GTTGTTAGCCCTGGTTCATGGCTTTGTGATCTGTCTCAAGAGCGGTATGAAGTGCGTGAGAAGAAAAACACTAAAAAG AGACCAAGAGGTTTGAAGGCTATGGGCAGTATGGAGAGTGATTCAGATTAG